In Desulfocurvus vexinensis DSM 17965, a genomic segment contains:
- the zupT gene encoding zinc transporter ZupT: MDTGTVVFAFALTLLAGLSTGIGAAVAFFTRQTNTKVLSVALGFSAGVMLYVSFVEIFAKARDTLTQALGEGAGTWATVGAFFAGMGLIALIDRLVPNYENPHELHSVEEMDAGLCNLPRNEAHDFAKLKRTGMMAAVAIAVHNFPEGLATFTAALSDPGLGLAIAVAVAIHNIPEGIAVSVPLFYATGDRKKSFRLAFLSGLAEPVGAGVGFLLLLPFFTPTLFGCLFASVAGIMVFISLDQLLPAAEEYGAHHHCIFGAVLGMGVMALSLLLLL, translated from the coding sequence ATGGACACCGGAACCGTCGTCTTCGCCTTCGCCCTGACCCTGCTGGCGGGCCTGTCCACGGGCATCGGCGCCGCCGTGGCCTTTTTCACCCGCCAGACCAACACAAAGGTGCTCTCCGTGGCCCTGGGCTTCTCCGCCGGGGTCATGCTCTATGTGTCCTTCGTGGAGATCTTCGCCAAGGCCAGGGACACGCTGACCCAGGCCCTGGGCGAGGGCGCGGGCACCTGGGCCACCGTGGGCGCGTTCTTCGCGGGCATGGGCCTCATCGCGCTCATCGACCGCTTGGTGCCCAACTACGAGAACCCCCACGAGCTGCACTCCGTGGAGGAAATGGACGCCGGGCTGTGCAACCTGCCCCGCAACGAGGCCCACGACTTCGCCAAGCTCAAGCGCACCGGGATGATGGCCGCCGTGGCCATTGCCGTGCACAACTTCCCCGAGGGCCTGGCCACCTTCACCGCCGCCCTGTCCGACCCGGGCCTGGGCCTGGCCATCGCCGTGGCCGTGGCCATCCACAACATCCCCGAGGGCATCGCCGTGTCGGTGCCCCTGTTCTACGCCACGGGCGACCGCAAAAAGTCCTTCCGCCTGGCCTTCCTCTCCGGGCTGGCCGAGCCCGTGGGCGCGGGGGTGGGCTTCCTGCTGCTCTTGCCCTTCTTCACGCCCACGCTTTTCGGCTGCCTGTTCGCCAGCGTGGCCGGGATCATGGTCTTCATCTCCCTGGACCAGCTGCTGCCCGCCGCCGAGGAATACGGCGCGCACCACCACTGCATCTTCGGCGCGGTGCTCGGCATGGGCGTCATGGCCCTGTCGCTGCTGTTGCTGCTGTAG